From a region of the Longimicrobium sp. genome:
- a CDS encoding MFS transporter, which translates to MTTPAGTAAVSPAPVHPAGAAGLRTFLAVWLGQTVSATGSGLTSFALGVWVYQRTGSITLFAGILVFTTIPVILLLPVAGSVVDRYDRRWLMIGADTAGVLSTIAVALLAGAGRLELWHVYAAVAWSAACASVQRAAWSSSVALLVSREQLGRTAGLTQLGQGAAMLIAPLLGGVLLLSVGLRGVILLDAATYLVGATATALVRIPRPPAPTRGPGGGLLRLTAEGWRFTRSRPGLLEVTLFLAVVNLSTSFLQAVLTPMVLSFTTADRLGVAVAAGAVGMLAGGLLMGVSGGPARRSLGVVAGGALMGMALLAVGARASVGGVAAALAVCYFAATLNGACSTALLQASVPPEMQGRVFTALRMIAFTASPIAYATAGPLVDHAFAPVAARMRGGFAGMWTHPGGGPALLLAAAGVLMLAASAALHLSASVRTLDDAAALR; encoded by the coding sequence ATGACCACGCCTGCCGGCACGGCCGCCGTATCTCCCGCCCCGGTCCACCCCGCCGGGGCCGCCGGGCTGCGCACCTTCCTGGCCGTCTGGCTCGGGCAGACCGTTTCCGCGACGGGAAGCGGGCTGACCAGCTTTGCGCTGGGCGTGTGGGTATACCAGCGCACCGGCTCGATCACGCTCTTCGCCGGGATCCTGGTCTTCACCACCATTCCCGTCATCCTGCTGCTCCCCGTGGCCGGGAGCGTCGTGGACCGCTACGACCGGCGGTGGCTGATGATCGGCGCGGACACGGCGGGCGTGCTCTCGACGATCGCGGTCGCGCTGCTGGCCGGCGCGGGGCGGCTGGAGCTATGGCACGTGTACGCCGCGGTGGCCTGGAGCGCGGCGTGCGCCTCCGTCCAGCGCGCGGCATGGTCGTCGTCCGTGGCCCTGCTGGTTTCGCGCGAGCAGCTGGGGCGCACCGCCGGGCTGACCCAGCTGGGCCAGGGCGCCGCCATGCTGATCGCACCGCTGCTGGGCGGCGTGCTGCTGCTGAGCGTGGGGCTGCGCGGGGTGATCCTGCTGGACGCGGCCACCTACCTGGTCGGCGCCACCGCCACGGCGCTGGTCCGCATCCCGCGCCCCCCGGCACCCACCCGTGGCCCGGGCGGCGGCCTTCTCCGCCTGACGGCGGAGGGGTGGCGCTTCACCCGGTCGCGCCCCGGCCTGCTGGAGGTAACGCTGTTCCTGGCGGTCGTGAACCTGTCGACCAGCTTCCTCCAGGCCGTGCTCACGCCGATGGTCCTGAGCTTCACCACCGCCGACCGGCTGGGCGTGGCCGTGGCGGCGGGCGCTGTGGGAATGCTGGCCGGGGGATTGCTCATGGGCGTGTCGGGCGGGCCGGCGCGCCGCAGCCTGGGGGTCGTGGCCGGCGGCGCGCTGATGGGAATGGCGCTGCTCGCCGTCGGCGCGCGTGCGTCGGTGGGAGGCGTCGCGGCCGCGCTCGCCGTCTGCTACTTCGCGGCCACCCTGAACGGCGCGTGCAGCACGGCGCTGCTGCAGGCGTCGGTCCCGCCGGAGATGCAGGGGCGCGTGTTCACAGCCCTGCGGATGATCGCGTTCACGGCCAGCCCCATCGCCTACGCCACCGCGGGCCCGCTCGTGGACCACGCCTTCGCCCCCGTCGCCGCACGCATGCGGGGCGGGTTCGCGGGGATGTGGACGCACCCGGGCGGTGGCCCCGCCCTGCTGCTCGCCGCCGCGGGTGTGCTGATGCTCGCGGCAAGCGCCGCCCTGCACCTGAGCGCGTCGGTCCGGACGCTCGATGACGCGGCCGCGTTGCGCTAG
- a CDS encoding AMP-binding protein, producing the protein MHLDKIIQHSHESPGRLALVARDAELDYGELRRQVDVVAAALASRGMGRGRVVAVCMERSAAAVVSLLGAMRCGAAFTVVEWGGNDAECLARLRGIAPDLVVARGGAAAQAAACGLRTVVYEDAVGGRSGAAVPHALPAPGDVAYVLYTSGSTGVPKGVQVTHANLRHYTRSMAGRLAIRRPLGYAHVSALSADLGNTGILLSLWTGGTLHVVDDDTRWDAGAFREYARSRGIGFLKITPSHFQALFPGLAEPRGGRAAFEYLVLGGEALPVGLARAILGSGIARVLVNHYGPTEATVGVAVHVLRGPGDLASVRGGTVPVGCPLGKTRLYVRTASGSFRSRDACGELYIGGPSVALGYFNAEDQTRERFVTGVEGDLRFYRTGDLCRVDGDGVVEFLGRVDRQVKINGHRVELEHVAAALRAHAGVQDAVAFLVERDTRPRLVAAYLAAGAVDEAGVVNDLRARVPGYMVPARLVRFEEFPLNPNGKVDVARLEAAVAGALARRDALPGHAGEPPGPGAGDPVRRHVREAWRMHLRHGRFGDETDFFAAGGDSITAIQVISELQVRGYRLTPARFLGHPTVRGLVEAIRDADAPPAGGHPAPLTESTEFSAAQRWFFRQRFEEPDHWNQALLLQSAASLDEETLGRALASVLALHPMLRCSFRRTEEGWRARTVGQPATPCLTVCRVVDGPAGLAAAVERASEALNQRIRLATGDVFKVCLLRVEHGGDHLLGVCHHLSVDAVSWRIIVDDLVRFYSAYARGITLDVPPSPEGFWEWVRHVNRARPMLEADLACWRRAGDPPAGQDAHAGANRERDASTVWMRFPADETEALSVRLPARADTQPHVALLGAFACAYGRAAGRDHLVVDVESHGRTSFDEGVDVSRVVGWFTSTFPVRLDLAGKGTHECIAAAGAALAAVPNLGVAYGELYGEPARKGLGPLRAEICYNYLGGFHIRQDDRLPLTVSRYPLAPARGPANDRVHDLKLTARTVNGELVVDLSFSRARHDVARMSRVLLATREALLREIGLAPRAEAGVVVDHRTGSGLLTYVPHALEPETAARRPRRYREVLLTGATGYLGVHVLHELLRQTDARIHCLVRGGDPDTARARLAEAYQHYLGPAAEPDPGRVAVVPGDVAEPMLGLSAGAFREMGMRLDAIYHFAADTRLFGPPERFERHNVDAVRWLIRLASSYRAKDLHHMSTLAVAGVNRSREPRVFSELCLDIGQDFQNEYERSKFRAEKLVFQFRAEGGPAYIYRSGNVSGRLDTAQFQRNAADNRLVQLLRAICKAGRLPGAVDERIALSPVDAVARAIVRISLEAGLAAGVFHVDTTHDVPFASLLEGLREMGFALESTGEKDFRTVFEELQGSHDPDLALGLFWTGRSSRNVVYVHENTHRLLDRMGCAIPPVDAGWLRRYLGGLVRSGVLKAGGGGVPDPA; encoded by the coding sequence ATGCATCTCGACAAGATCATCCAGCACTCGCACGAGAGCCCGGGACGCCTGGCGCTGGTTGCGCGGGATGCGGAGCTCGACTACGGGGAGCTGCGCCGGCAGGTCGACGTGGTGGCCGCCGCGCTGGCGAGCCGGGGGATGGGACGCGGCAGGGTGGTTGCCGTGTGCATGGAGCGGAGCGCCGCGGCCGTGGTCTCGCTGCTGGGGGCCATGCGGTGCGGAGCCGCGTTCACGGTGGTCGAGTGGGGCGGCAACGATGCCGAGTGCCTCGCCCGGCTCCGGGGCATCGCCCCCGACCTGGTCGTGGCGCGGGGCGGCGCGGCCGCGCAGGCCGCCGCGTGCGGGCTGCGCACCGTCGTGTACGAGGACGCCGTGGGGGGCCGGTCGGGCGCGGCGGTCCCCCACGCGCTGCCTGCCCCCGGGGACGTGGCGTACGTCCTCTATACCTCCGGCTCCACCGGAGTACCCAAAGGCGTCCAGGTCACCCACGCCAACCTCCGGCACTACACCCGGTCGATGGCCGGCCGGCTGGCCATCCGGCGGCCGCTGGGCTACGCGCACGTGAGCGCGCTGTCGGCCGACCTCGGCAACACGGGCATCCTGCTCTCGCTCTGGACCGGCGGAACGCTGCACGTGGTCGACGACGACACGAGGTGGGATGCGGGCGCGTTCCGCGAGTACGCCCGGTCGCGGGGGATCGGCTTCCTCAAGATCACCCCCTCGCACTTCCAGGCGCTCTTCCCGGGGCTGGCGGAGCCCCGGGGCGGCCGGGCGGCGTTCGAGTACCTGGTCCTGGGCGGCGAGGCGCTGCCCGTGGGCCTGGCGCGCGCGATCCTCGGCTCGGGGATCGCCCGCGTGCTGGTCAACCACTACGGGCCCACCGAGGCAACGGTGGGCGTGGCCGTGCACGTGCTGCGCGGCCCGGGCGACCTGGCCTCCGTGCGCGGCGGCACGGTCCCGGTCGGGTGCCCGCTCGGCAAGACCCGGCTGTACGTGCGCACCGCTTCGGGATCGTTCCGGAGCCGGGATGCCTGCGGCGAGCTGTACATCGGCGGCCCCTCGGTAGCCCTGGGCTACTTCAACGCCGAGGACCAGACCCGCGAGCGGTTCGTAACGGGGGTTGAAGGGGACCTCCGCTTCTACCGCACGGGCGACCTGTGCCGGGTGGACGGCGACGGCGTGGTGGAGTTCCTGGGCAGGGTGGACCGCCAGGTGAAGATCAACGGCCACCGCGTGGAGCTGGAACACGTGGCCGCCGCGCTCCGTGCGCACGCGGGGGTGCAGGACGCCGTCGCATTCCTGGTTGAGCGCGACACCCGGCCGCGGCTGGTGGCCGCCTACCTGGCGGCGGGCGCGGTGGACGAGGCGGGGGTGGTGAACGACCTGCGGGCGCGGGTTCCCGGCTACATGGTGCCCGCGCGGCTGGTGCGGTTCGAGGAGTTCCCGCTCAACCCCAACGGCAAGGTGGACGTCGCGCGCCTGGAGGCCGCGGTCGCCGGGGCGCTCGCGCGCCGCGACGCCCTCCCCGGCCACGCGGGCGAGCCGCCGGGGCCGGGCGCCGGCGACCCGGTCCGCCGGCACGTACGCGAGGCGTGGCGGATGCACCTGCGTCACGGCCGCTTCGGCGACGAGACCGACTTCTTCGCGGCCGGCGGCGACTCGATCACGGCCATCCAGGTGATCTCGGAGCTGCAGGTACGCGGCTACCGCCTCACTCCCGCCCGCTTCCTCGGACACCCCACCGTCCGCGGCCTGGTGGAGGCGATCCGGGACGCCGATGCCCCGCCCGCCGGCGGCCACCCGGCGCCGCTCACCGAGAGCACGGAGTTCTCGGCCGCCCAGAGATGGTTCTTCCGCCAGCGGTTCGAGGAGCCGGACCACTGGAACCAGGCGCTCCTCCTGCAGTCCGCCGCCTCGCTGGACGAGGAGACGCTCGGCAGGGCGCTGGCGTCGGTCCTGGCGCTCCACCCCATGCTGCGCTGCAGCTTCCGGAGAACGGAGGAGGGGTGGCGGGCACGCACGGTCGGGCAGCCGGCCACTCCGTGCCTCACCGTGTGCCGGGTCGTGGACGGTCCGGCCGGGTTGGCCGCGGCGGTGGAGCGGGCCTCCGAGGCGCTGAACCAGCGGATCCGCCTGGCCACCGGCGACGTGTTCAAGGTGTGCCTGCTCAGGGTGGAGCACGGCGGAGACCATCTCTTGGGCGTCTGCCACCACCTGTCGGTGGACGCCGTGTCCTGGCGGATCATCGTGGATGACCTGGTGCGATTCTACAGTGCGTACGCCCGCGGCATCACGCTGGACGTTCCTCCCTCGCCGGAGGGGTTCTGGGAGTGGGTGCGCCACGTGAACCGCGCCCGCCCGATGCTGGAGGCCGACCTCGCCTGCTGGCGCCGGGCCGGCGACCCGCCCGCCGGCCAGGACGCGCACGCCGGCGCGAACCGGGAGAGGGACGCGAGCACGGTGTGGATGCGGTTCCCGGCCGACGAGACCGAGGCGCTGTCCGTCCGCCTGCCGGCAAGGGCCGACACGCAGCCGCACGTGGCCCTGCTGGGCGCCTTCGCCTGCGCGTACGGCCGGGCGGCCGGCCGGGACCACCTGGTGGTGGACGTGGAAAGCCACGGCCGCACGTCGTTCGACGAGGGCGTGGACGTGTCGCGCGTCGTGGGGTGGTTCACCTCCACCTTTCCGGTACGCCTGGACCTGGCCGGAAAGGGAACGCACGAGTGCATCGCGGCGGCCGGGGCGGCGCTGGCCGCCGTTCCCAACCTGGGGGTGGCGTACGGGGAGCTGTACGGCGAGCCCGCCCGGAAGGGGCTGGGGCCGCTGCGGGCGGAGATCTGCTACAACTACCTGGGCGGTTTCCACATCCGCCAGGACGACCGGTTGCCCCTGACCGTCTCCCGGTACCCGCTCGCTCCCGCCCGGGGGCCGGCCAACGATCGCGTCCACGATCTCAAGCTCACGGCGCGGACGGTGAACGGCGAGCTGGTGGTGGACCTGTCGTTCTCGCGGGCCCGGCACGACGTGGCGCGGATGAGCCGCGTGCTGCTTGCCACCCGCGAGGCCCTGCTCCGGGAGATCGGCCTGGCCCCGCGGGCGGAGGCCGGGGTGGTGGTGGACCACCGTACCGGCAGCGGGCTGTTGACCTACGTGCCCCACGCGCTGGAGCCGGAGACGGCGGCGCGGCGGCCCAGGCGCTACCGCGAGGTCCTCCTCACCGGGGCCACCGGCTACCTCGGCGTGCACGTGCTGCACGAGCTGCTCCGCCAGACCGACGCCCGCATCCACTGCCTGGTGCGCGGCGGCGATCCGGACACCGCGCGCGCCCGGCTCGCCGAGGCGTACCAGCACTACCTGGGCCCCGCGGCGGAGCCGGACCCGGGGCGCGTCGCGGTGGTGCCGGGCGACGTGGCGGAGCCCATGCTGGGGCTGTCGGCCGGGGCCTTCCGGGAGATGGGGATGCGGCTCGACGCGATCTACCACTTTGCGGCGGACACGCGGCTCTTCGGGCCCCCCGAGCGGTTCGAGCGGCACAACGTGGATGCGGTGAGGTGGCTGATCCGGCTGGCGTCGAGCTACCGGGCCAAGGACCTGCACCACATGTCCACGCTGGCCGTGGCCGGGGTCAACCGGAGCCGGGAGCCCAGGGTGTTCTCCGAGCTGTGCCTCGACATCGGGCAGGACTTCCAGAACGAGTACGAGCGCTCCAAGTTCCGCGCCGAGAAGCTGGTGTTCCAGTTCAGGGCGGAGGGCGGCCCGGCGTACATCTACCGCTCCGGCAACGTGTCCGGGCGCCTGGACACCGCGCAGTTCCAGCGCAACGCCGCCGACAACCGGCTGGTGCAGCTGCTCCGGGCCATCTGCAAGGCCGGCAGGCTGCCCGGGGCGGTGGACGAGCGCATTGCGCTGAGCCCCGTAGATGCGGTGGCGCGTGCCATCGTCAGGATCTCGCTCGAGGCGGGGCTGGCCGCGGGGGTGTTCCACGTGGACACCACGCACGATGTACCGTTCGCGTCGCTCCTGGAGGGGCTCAGGGAAATGGGCTTCGCCCTGGAAAGCACGGGCGAGAAGGACTTCCGGACGGTGTTCGAGGAGTTGCAGGGCTCGCACGACCCCGACCTGGCGCTCGGCCTGTTCTGGACGGGCAGGTCGTCGCGCAACGTGGTGTACGTGCACGAGAACACGCACCGGCTGCTGGACCGGATGGGGTGCGCCATCCCGCCGGTGGACGCCGGCTGGCTGCGGCGGTACCTGGGCGGACTGGTGCGGAGCGGCGTGTTGAAGGCGGGGGGCGGCGGCGTTCCGGACCCGGCCTAG
- a CDS encoding Type 1 glutamine amidotransferase-like domain-containing protein, producing the protein MRLYLSSFRLGNAPDRLVTLVGEKRRAAVILNACDAMSAGDRELRVRQEIAVMEGLGFQAGELDLRAYAGAPARLAEQLAGCGLVWVRGGNSFVLRGAMKSSGMDDLLRRLLRRDALVYGGFSAAAAVLGPSLHGVELVDDPRAAGDGEITWDCLGVLPYSVAPHYRSDHPESAAVEALVQYYIDHAMLFRALRDGQVIVVDGAREEVVS; encoded by the coding sequence ATGCGGCTGTACCTGTCCTCCTTCAGGCTAGGCAACGCCCCCGACCGGCTGGTGACGCTGGTGGGCGAGAAGCGGCGCGCCGCCGTGATCCTCAACGCCTGCGACGCCATGTCTGCCGGGGACCGGGAGCTGCGCGTCCGGCAGGAGATCGCCGTCATGGAGGGCCTGGGTTTCCAGGCGGGGGAACTGGACCTCCGCGCGTACGCGGGCGCGCCCGCGAGGCTGGCGGAGCAGCTGGCGGGGTGCGGACTGGTCTGGGTGCGGGGCGGCAACAGCTTCGTGCTGCGCGGCGCCATGAAGTCGAGCGGGATGGACGACCTGCTGCGCCGCCTCCTGCGGCGCGACGCGCTGGTGTATGGCGGTTTCAGCGCGGCCGCCGCGGTCCTGGGCCCCTCGCTGCACGGCGTCGAGCTGGTGGACGATCCCCGGGCGGCCGGCGACGGTGAGATCACCTGGGATTGCCTGGGGGTGCTCCCCTATTCCGTGGCCCCGCACTACCGGTCGGATCACCCGGAATCGGCCGCGGTGGAGGCGCTGGTGCAGTATTACATCGACCACGCCATGCTCTTCAGGGCGCTGCGGGACGGCCAGGTGATCGTGGTCGACGGGGCACGGGAGGAGGTGGTGTCCTGA
- a CDS encoding FkbM family methyltransferase, whose translation MAMPDKLDSGSSVPAAIAGGVPAGAAAPTPATPDPAGAAGFPAAERLRLPNGMTIVTQSRVEAGHFFEDLFVKRVYLRHGLTLHPGDCVFDVGGNIGMFALFAHWHAPGARIYTFEPAPPLFRRLCANLALNGAAARTFNHGIADAERTARFTFYPGSSGMSSFYADPEEERAVLRAMMDRRRREGAAEMDALMEYAEELLDERFRAEEMECRLRPLSAVIREEGVERIDFLKVDVQKAEMDVLRGIADHDWPRIRQIAMEVHDLDGRLEAVARLLEGRGFRVAVEQDEAVEGSVLHNLFAVNRRMPRARDPLRGAGTADACPRVSTGAAGREAAAGPAPFPAGAESWQLLLLSAATRPGLDAGAERLARHLSAHPELPPAGAALAGSSRGGDLAYRRAVVVGAGDDACARLRARDPAWTSEGVVDGSGRSVVFLFPGVGEQYPGMGRGVYETEPVFRAELDRCAVHLRTHLGWDLRDVLFAADREPPPGAPPGGLDLRRMLGRAPASGAAGLLHRTDVAQPVAFAVGYALARLWESWGVRADVVAGHSLGEYTAACVAGVFSLEDALALVALRARAIQELPPGAMLAVSLAPDALGPWLAEDVALAAVNAPGLSVLSGAEEAITRVEKSLAGSGHAVRRLAATHAFHSPLLQPVADRVAALAAGMRLRAPRIPMLSNVTGSWLSAAEATDPHYWARHLVRTVRFAAGAAELLAQPGRVLVEAGPGGSLGTFVRQQAAASGAEPPVGVASLPHGADDTPEPAFLLGALGRLWAAGVRPDWTAAGGGRRCHRVPLPPGPDGPAGIDAASAAAPAPGAPGAMAGAEERGREGGSGDGGDVARVLAGVWSELLNVQPRGDDDFFLLGGHSLVATRLIARVRERFGVEMRLRTIFQTRTVSAMARWIEDATTPDRS comes from the coding sequence ATGGCCATGCCAGACAAGCTCGACAGCGGCTCCAGCGTTCCGGCGGCGATCGCGGGAGGCGTTCCGGCCGGGGCGGCCGCCCCGACGCCGGCGACCCCCGATCCGGCGGGGGCGGCCGGCTTTCCGGCCGCGGAGCGCCTGCGCCTGCCCAACGGCATGACCATCGTCACGCAGAGCCGGGTGGAGGCCGGGCACTTCTTCGAGGACCTCTTCGTGAAGCGCGTGTATCTGCGCCACGGCCTTACCCTGCACCCCGGCGACTGTGTGTTCGACGTGGGCGGCAACATCGGCATGTTCGCCCTGTTCGCGCACTGGCACGCCCCGGGAGCGCGCATCTACACCTTCGAGCCGGCCCCTCCCCTGTTCCGCCGCCTGTGCGCCAACCTGGCGCTAAACGGCGCCGCCGCCCGCACCTTCAACCACGGGATCGCCGACGCGGAGCGCACCGCGCGCTTCACCTTCTATCCCGGCAGCTCCGGGATGTCGTCGTTCTACGCCGACCCGGAGGAGGAGCGCGCGGTGCTGCGGGCGATGATGGATCGCCGGCGCCGGGAGGGAGCGGCGGAGATGGACGCGCTGATGGAGTACGCCGAGGAGCTGCTGGACGAGCGTTTCCGGGCGGAGGAGATGGAGTGCAGGCTGCGCCCGCTCTCGGCGGTCATCCGCGAGGAGGGGGTGGAGCGGATCGACTTCCTCAAGGTGGACGTGCAGAAGGCGGAGATGGACGTCCTGCGCGGGATCGCCGACCACGACTGGCCCCGCATCCGCCAGATCGCCATGGAGGTGCACGACCTGGACGGGCGCCTGGAGGCGGTCGCGCGGCTCCTGGAAGGGCGCGGCTTCCGCGTGGCCGTGGAGCAGGACGAGGCGGTGGAGGGCTCCGTCCTGCACAACCTCTTCGCCGTGAACCGCCGCATGCCGCGTGCGCGGGACCCGCTGCGTGGCGCCGGGACGGCGGACGCATGCCCGCGGGTTTCCACGGGGGCGGCGGGCCGGGAGGCGGCCGCGGGGCCCGCCCCCTTCCCGGCCGGGGCGGAGTCCTGGCAGCTCCTCCTCCTGTCGGCCGCCACGCGGCCGGGGCTGGACGCGGGCGCGGAGCGCCTGGCGCGGCACCTGTCGGCGCACCCGGAGCTGCCGCCGGCCGGCGCCGCCCTGGCGGGGAGCTCGCGCGGGGGCGACCTCGCGTACCGCCGGGCCGTGGTCGTGGGCGCGGGGGACGACGCCTGCGCGCGCCTCCGCGCCCGCGACCCGGCATGGACCTCTGAAGGAGTGGTGGACGGGTCCGGCCGCTCCGTGGTCTTTCTCTTCCCCGGTGTGGGCGAGCAGTACCCCGGGATGGGACGCGGGGTGTACGAGACGGAGCCCGTTTTCCGGGCCGAGCTCGACCGGTGCGCCGTCCACCTGCGGACCCACCTGGGGTGGGACCTCCGCGACGTCCTCTTCGCGGCGGATCGGGAGCCGCCACCGGGGGCGCCTCCCGGCGGGCTGGACCTGCGGCGGATGCTGGGCCGCGCGCCCGCTTCCGGGGCCGCCGGGCTTCTCCATCGCACCGACGTGGCGCAGCCGGTGGCGTTCGCCGTGGGCTATGCGCTTGCCCGCCTGTGGGAGTCGTGGGGCGTGCGCGCCGACGTGGTGGCGGGCCACTCGCTGGGCGAGTACACGGCCGCCTGCGTGGCCGGCGTCTTCTCCCTCGAGGACGCCCTGGCGCTGGTGGCGCTCCGCGCCCGCGCCATCCAGGAGCTTCCCCCGGGCGCCATGCTCGCGGTCTCCCTTGCTCCCGACGCGCTGGGCCCATGGCTGGCCGAAGACGTGGCGCTGGCGGCGGTGAACGCGCCGGGGCTGTCCGTGCTCTCGGGCGCGGAGGAGGCGATCACCCGCGTCGAGAAGAGCCTGGCCGGGAGCGGACACGCCGTGCGCCGCCTGGCGGCCACGCACGCGTTCCACTCGCCGCTGCTGCAGCCGGTGGCCGACCGGGTGGCCGCGCTCGCCGCCGGGATGCGGCTCAGGGCCCCGCGCATTCCCATGCTCTCCAACGTTACCGGGAGCTGGTTGAGCGCGGCCGAGGCCACGGATCCGCACTACTGGGCGCGGCACCTGGTCCGCACGGTGCGCTTTGCCGCCGGCGCGGCGGAGCTTCTGGCGCAGCCGGGGCGCGTGCTGGTGGAGGCGGGGCCCGGCGGCTCGCTGGGCACGTTCGTCCGCCAGCAGGCCGCGGCGAGCGGGGCCGAGCCCCCCGTGGGGGTGGCCTCGCTCCCGCACGGGGCCGACGACACCCCGGAGCCCGCCTTCCTCCTGGGCGCGCTGGGACGGCTCTGGGCCGCGGGGGTGCGGCCGGACTGGACCGCCGCCGGGGGTGGCCGGCGGTGCCACAGGGTCCCGCTCCCTCCCGGGCCGGACGGCCCGGCCGGCATCGATGCCGCCTCCGCGGCGGCGCCGGCGCCCGGGGCGCCCGGAGCCATGGCCGGCGCGGAGGAGCGCGGGAGGGAGGGCGGGAGCGGCGATGGAGGGGACGTGGCGCGGGTGCTGGCAGGCGTATGGTCCGAGCTGCTGAACGTGCAGCCGCGCGGCGACGACGACTTCTTCCTGCTGGGGGGGCATTCCCTGGTCGCCACCCGGCTGATCGCCCGCGTGCGCGAGCGGTTCGGGGTGGAGATGCGCCTGCGGACGATCTTCCAGACGCGCACGGTGTCGGCGATGGCACGCTGGATCGAGGACGCCACGACGCCGGACCGGAGCTGA
- a CDS encoding aldose epimerase family protein: MKITRAHVGTTRGHAGQGPTAVDAYTLDAGPALCVTVWTYGATLVETLVPGRDAERQNVTVRLPDLDAYEDRTRNPYVGATMGRFSRCIARGRLRIGGREHRLDRNVGEHHFHGGSIGFDRYVWQAGAERAGDELVLRLSLESADGDQGYPGALSAQVQYRVHADGRLAFRYSARTTASTVVGLTNHAYWNLAGKDGIDGHRLSVNAGRVVGVDGALIPAGPLLQTAGTPLDFRVPRQIGRLELDHCYALDHAGPAAELHDRASGRTMRVQTDQPALAVYSGEGLRPPRAGLCLQATALPDAPNRPDFPSARLEPGECYRQETVHHFFVG; this comes from the coding sequence ATGAAGATCACCCGCGCGCACGTCGGCACCACGCGCGGCCATGCGGGCCAGGGGCCCACGGCCGTCGACGCGTACACGCTCGACGCGGGCCCCGCGCTCTGTGTCACCGTCTGGACCTACGGCGCCACCCTGGTCGAGACGCTCGTACCGGGGCGGGATGCCGAGCGGCAGAACGTGACCGTGCGGCTGCCCGACCTGGACGCGTACGAGGACCGGACGCGGAACCCCTACGTGGGGGCCACGATGGGGCGGTTTTCCCGGTGCATCGCCCGGGGGCGCCTGCGCATCGGGGGGCGGGAGCACCGTCTGGACCGCAACGTGGGAGAGCACCACTTCCACGGCGGATCCATCGGGTTCGACCGCTACGTCTGGCAGGCCGGCGCGGAGCGTGCCGGGGACGAGCTGGTGCTGCGCCTGTCGCTGGAAAGCGCCGACGGCGACCAGGGCTATCCTGGCGCGCTTTCCGCCCAGGTGCAGTACCGCGTCCACGCAGACGGCCGGCTCGCGTTCCGATACAGCGCCCGCACGACCGCGAGCACGGTCGTGGGGCTGACGAACCACGCCTACTGGAACCTGGCGGGCAAAGACGGAATCGACGGCCACCGGCTGTCGGTGAACGCCGGGCGCGTGGTCGGGGTGGACGGGGCCTTGATCCCCGCGGGACCCCTGCTGCAGACGGCCGGGACCCCGCTGGACTTCCGGGTTCCGCGGCAGATCGGGAGGCTGGAGCTGGACCACTGCTACGCCCTGGACCATGCCGGCCCTGCCGCGGAACTGCACGATCGCGCGAGCGGTCGGACGATGCGCGTGCAGACGGACCAGCCCGCCCTGGCCGTGTACTCCGGCGAGGGGCTGCGCCCTCCGCGCGCGGGGCTGTGCCTCCAGGCAACCGCGCTCCCCGACGCCCCCAACCGCCCGGACTTCCCCTCGGCGCGGCTGGAACCCGGCGAGTGCTACCGGCAGGAGACGGTGCACCACTTCTTCGTCGGCTGA
- a CDS encoding NAD-dependent epimerase/dehydratase family protein produces the protein MRILIVGGTGFIGRAVVRAMHGHELALFHRGATCREPRDTHHLHGDRAELLAYRERIRALRPDVVLDMVPRNGPDAQRVIDAVRGIVPRVVAVSSGSVYRRFGVLMGSEPGAVDNTPSREDSPLRTRLFPYRSHSVEPGPLHDYDKIPAEQAYFRATDLACSVVRLPMVYGPGDPDHRLTPYVRPMLDGRPEIPLQETAARWRNARSYVDNAAAAIARVVEAGAPGRAYNVAELQDFTELEWIRRIGAVVGWQGAVRLVRDGGRLGRPSVSELPETTNFAQHLLMDSSRIRGELGYTEVVEPEEALCSAVRAAAAASAPADSPGDDGVDGRETSRPGT, from the coding sequence ATGCGGATCCTGATCGTCGGGGGAACGGGCTTCATCGGCCGGGCGGTGGTCCGGGCAATGCACGGGCACGAGCTGGCGCTGTTCCACCGCGGCGCCACGTGCCGCGAACCCCGGGACACGCACCACCTGCACGGCGACCGCGCGGAGCTGCTGGCGTACCGCGAACGGATTCGAGCGCTCCGGCCGGACGTGGTGCTGGACATGGTGCCCAGGAACGGTCCCGACGCGCAGCGGGTGATCGACGCCGTCCGGGGGATCGTGCCCCGGGTCGTCGCCGTTAGCAGCGGAAGCGTGTACCGCCGGTTCGGCGTGCTCATGGGTTCGGAGCCCGGGGCCGTGGACAACACGCCGTCGCGAGAGGATTCGCCGCTGCGCACGCGGCTTTTCCCCTACCGGAGCCACTCGGTGGAGCCCGGACCCCTGCACGACTACGACAAGATCCCCGCCGAGCAGGCGTACTTTCGCGCGACGGACCTGGCGTGCAGCGTGGTTCGCCTGCCCATGGTCTACGGCCCCGGCGACCCGGACCACCGCCTGACGCCGTACGTGCGCCCCATGCTCGACGGCCGGCCGGAGATCCCCCTGCAGGAGACGGCAGCCCGGTGGCGCAACGCGCGGTCCTACGTGGACAACGCGGCCGCCGCCATCGCCCGGGTGGTAGAAGCCGGTGCGCCGGGCCGCGCGTACAACGTGGCCGAGCTGCAGGACTTCACCGAGCTGGAGTGGATCCGCCGCATCGGCGCCGTGGTGGGGTGGCAGGGCGCCGTCCGCCTGGTTCGCGACGGGGGCAGGCTGGGACGGCCCTCGGTCTCGGAGCTGCCGGAAACCACGAACTTCGCGCAGCACCTTCTCATGGACAGCAGCCGCATCCGCGGAGAGCTGGGGTACACCGAGGTGGTGGAGCCCGAGGAGGCGCTGTGCTCCGCGGTGCGGGCGGCGGCAGCCGCCTCAGCGCCGGCCGACTCGCCGGGGGACGACGGGGTGGACGGACGGGAAACCTCGCGGCCGGGAACGTGA